From the genome of Atribacterota bacterium:
ACTGCCCGGGAAGCTGTCCAATTGATGGGTGAAATAGCTGAGAAATATGGATATGGCGGACCTGATAGTGGTGAAATGCTGGCAGTATCTGATCCTGAAGAAGTTTGGGCATTTGAAATTATGCCGGCTGGTCCCCTATGGACACCTGATAGTGGTAAACCGGGTGCTATTTGGGCTGCCCAAAGAGTTCCGGATGATGAAGTCAGTTTCTGCCCTAATGAATCACGTATTGGTGAAATCGATTTAGATGACCCGGCTAATTTTATGGCTTCTTCAAATGTAGTATCCTTTGCTGTTGAACAGAAATTTTATGACCCTGAAAGTGGGGAACCATTCAAATTTAATATGGCTTATTCTCCCAAAACAGATAGCGCTATAAGCAGTGGAGGAAGTAGAGCAAGAATGTGGCGTTTGTTTGATTTAGTTGCTCCTTCGAAAGAATTTAGTGCCGAGTTGCCAAATAATGAATTCCCGTTTTCCGCTAAACCTGACCAGAAAGTGTCAGCACAGGATTTTATGGTAATGTCCAGAGATACATATAAAGGAACCCAGTTTGCACCTGGTGAAGGAGTAAGTGGTGGACCTTATGGGAATCCCAGATACTATAATAGACCAATTGTTTTAGATGACAAGAACTATTCATCACCTAGACTAATCTCTTTAAATACAGCAGAATATACTACTATTATTCAGCTTAGAAATTGGTTGCCGGATGAAATAGGTGGAATATTATGGATTGCCTTAGGCGGACAGGATACTTCCTGTTACATACCTTTCTATGCAGGTGTTAATGATATTGCTGAACCATTTACTGTCGGGAACCATTGGGAAATGAACAGGGAATCTGCCCGTAAGGCCATGGATTATGTAGATTTCCATACAGCGGTAGCCTATAATGTAATAATTGAAGATGTAAAAGAAGCCCAGTTTAAATGGGAAGGCGATGCCTTAACAAAAACTTCTGCAGTAGATTTAAAGGCATATGATCTATATCTACAGGATCCTGAAGAAGCTAAAAAATACCTGACTGATTATTGTATTAATAATGCAAATCAGATAGTTGATGCCTGGTGGAAATTAG
Proteins encoded in this window:
- a CDS encoding C69 family dipeptidase, encoding MNKRNKNIILFLTVVFFLVNISITLIAGNPDNCTECCEPDDMCTVMMAGKDATLDGSTLTLQTADCGICDFTFRFVPAMEFEEGDMRKIYSKSQYAAWPTPEEVGGPIETIEDIYHEEWFTGIEIPQVEKTYSYIHAVFGNINEKQLGINESTIGCRSELRNPNAQICITELTMLAMERCETAREAVQLMGEIAEKYGYGGPDSGEMLAVSDPEEVWAFEIMPAGPLWTPDSGKPGAIWAAQRVPDDEVSFCPNESRIGEIDLDDPANFMASSNVVSFAVEQKFYDPESGEPFKFNMAYSPKTDSAISSGGSRARMWRLFDLVAPSKEFSAELPNNEFPFSAKPDQKVSAQDFMVMSRDTYKGTQFAPGEGVSGGPYGNPRYYNRPIVLDDKNYSSPRLISLNTAEYTTIIQLRNWLPDEIGGILWIALGGQDTSCYIPFYAGVNDIAEPFTVGNHWEMNRESARKAMDYVDFHTAVAYNVIIEDVKEAQFKWEGDALTKTSAVDLKAYDLYLQDPEEAKKYLTDYCINNANQIVDAWWKLGDDLFVKYNHFRIYTMEDGEGQAGRITLPEWYQRVIVEVDGLTPID